Within the Deltaproteobacteria bacterium genome, the region TGCGGGCGCGCGTTCTGCGCGGGGCAGGATCTCGCCGAGATCGTGCCGCCGAGTGGCGCGCCGGGGCCCGCGGTGAGTGAGATCGTGGAGCAAAGCTACAACCCCACGGTTCGCCGCATCCTCGCGCTCGAGAAGCCGGTGGTGTGCGCTGTGAACGGCGCCGCGGCGGGCGCGGGCGCGAACCTCGCGCTCGCCTGCGACATCGTCGTCGCGGCGAAGAGCGCGTACTTCCTGCAGGCGTTCGTGAACATCGGCCTGATCCCCGACAGCGGCGGCACGTTCCTGCTCCCGCGACTCGTCGGCCTCGCGCGCGCGAAGTCGCTGGCGATGCTCGGCGAGCGCATCAGCGCGGAGCAGGCGCTCGCGATCGGGCTGATCCACGCCGTCGCCGAGCCCGACGCGCTCGAAGCGGACTCGCTCGCGCTCGCGAGGAAGCTCGCCGCGCTGCCCACGCGCGCGATCGGGCTCGCGAAGCGCGCGTTTCACGCCGAGGTGTTCCCCGAGCTGGAGGCCGCACTCGCGCGCGAGCGCGACCTGCAGGGCGAGGCATCGAGCACCGCCGACTACGCCGAGGGCGTGCGCGCGTTCCTCGCAAAGCGCAAGCCCGTGTTCACGGGGCAGTAGCGAGCGTGACGCACCCGTGTAGCCCGCCTCGCTGCGCCGACCCGAACGCTCGGCGTCTGACGCTCGGCGTTCGGGTCGCCGGCCCTGCGGGGGACCCGAACGCCTGGCGTCAGACGCCGAGGGTGCGAGTCCGTGCCGCCTGCGTCTCGCTCGCGTTCGCTTTCGCGCTGCTCGCGTCCGGCTGCGCCTCGGTTCCGGCGGATACGGACGCGGCGACGAACTCCGCGGTGCTCGGCAACGACGCGCTCTACGCCCCGCCGCACGGCGAGGGCTTCTCGGTGCTCGTGTACACCGAGGATCCGCTCGAGCCCGCGAACCGCCTCAGCCTGCGCGTCACGAAGGGTGCGCTCGACTACGTCGCGCAGCCGCTCGCGCTCGGCTACCGCGCGCTCGTGCCCGAGTTCGCGCGCGAAGCGCTCTCGCGCTTCTACGGCAACCTCAACTACCCCGGCCGCTTCGTCAGCTTGTTGATGCAAAGGCGCCTCAGAGACTCGGGCGAAGAGACCGGGCGCTTCCTCGTCAACTCCACCGCGGGCCTGCTCGGCCTCTTCGATCCCGCAACGCGCCTCTCGCTCGACTCGTTCCCCGAAGACGTGGGCCAAGCCTTCGGCCGCTGGGGAATCAGGCCCGGCCCCTATCTCTTCTTGCCCATGCTCGGCCCGAGCAACACCCGCGACGCCGTGGGCCGCATCTTCGACATGGCGCTCGATCCCGCGACGTACTTCACCGGTGCGACGCTCGCGTTCGGGCTGAACTCCTTCTCGCTGCGCGTCGACGACTACCGCGATCTCTCCGCCGTCGAGGCCGACTGGTACGCGCCGATCCGGACTTATTGGGCAATTCGGCGGGAGGCCGAGGTCGAGAACTACAGCATCCCGCTGACCGCCTTCGAAGCGAGCGACCCCGAGCCCTCGCTCGGCGTGCTGAAGTTCTCGCCGCGGGACCCCTCGTTCGGGCGGCGCGCGAAGGAGCGCGAGCTCGCGCTGCCGAGCACGGGCAAGACGCTGCGCTACTCGCTCTGGCTCCAGCCCGCGCCCGCGCCGCTCTTGTTCGTGCTGCCGGGCATCGGCTCGCACCGGCGCGGCGGCACGACCGTCGCGCTCGCGGAGATCGCGTACGCGCGCGGCTTCTCGGTCGCCGCGATCAGCAGCGCGTTCCAGCCCGAGGTGCAGCTCACCGCACTGCGCGCGCCGTACCCCGGCTTCGCGCCTCACGACGCGGCCGACATTCGCGCCGCGCTCGAAGCGATTCATGCCGACGTCGCGGCGTGGAAGCCCGGGCGCGTCACGAGCGCGAGCCTCGTCGGCCTCTCGCTCGGCGCCGCGCATGCGCTCCACATCGCAGCGCGGCCCGAAGGCGCACTCCAGTTCGAGCGCATCGTCGCCGTGAGTCCTCCGGTCGACTTCTTGTTGGCATCGCGCCGCTTCGACGAGTTCTTCGACGCGCCGCTGCGCTGGCCCGCGGCCGAGCGCGACCGGCGCGTGCTCGAGATCGGCAAGAAGGCGCTCGCGCTGTTCGACGGCGACGTGAGCGACCCGCGCCTGCCCTTCGACCGCATCGAGTCCGAGTTCCTGATCGGGCTCAACGGCCGCGACGCCGTGCACAACGCGATGGTCGCGATCCAGACGACGACGGGCCGCGGCGTGCTGTTGCAACCCGAGCTCGATCCCGAGCGCGGCTGGCTGCTCGAAGAGGTGAACCACAGCTCGTTCGACGCCTACGTGCGCCACCTCGTGGTGCCGCACTTCCTCGTGAGCGACCCCGACGCGAGCATCGACTCGCTGCTCGAAGCGAGCGGCCTGCGCGGCATCGCGCCAGCGCTCGCCGCGGACCCGCGCGTGTCCATCTTCACGAACGCCGACGACTTCTTGTTAGGCCCCGGTGACGCGGAATGGCTGCGCACGGCGCTCGGTGAACGCGCCACGGTCTTCCCGAGCGGTGGGCATCTCGGGAATCTGTGGGTGCCGGAGGTGCAGCGCGCGATCTTCGACGCGCTCTCCTCAGCGCCCTAACACCTCGGCCAGCGCGAGCACGAGCCGCTCGGTCGCGTCCCAGCCGAGACACGCGTCCGTGATGCTCTTCCCGTACGCGAGCGGCTGCGCGCTCGGCTCCTGCTTCCCGCCCACGAGATGGCTCTCGACCATCAGCCCCCGCAGCGCGTTCTGCCCTGCGCGTCGCTGCGCAGCGACCGCGAGCGCGACGTCGCGCTGCTTCTCGGGCGCGCGCTCGCTGTTCGCGTGCGAGCAGTCGACCATGATCGCGTCCAGCAGCGCGTGCTCCCGTAACAACTCCGCCGCAGCGCTCACCGAAGCCGCGTCCCAGTTCGGCTTTGCGCCGCCGCGCAAGACGAGGTGCGCGTAGGGGTTCCCCGATGTCTCGAGAATCGCGGGCGCGCCCTCCTTCGTGAGCGAGGGGAAGATGTGCCGCGCGCGCGCAGCGCGGATCGCATCGACCGCGACGCGCACGTCGCCATCGGTGCGGTTCTTGATGCCCACCGGCATCGAGAGCCCACTCGCGAGCTCGCGATGCACCTGGCTCTCGGCCGTGCGCGCGCCGATCGCACCCCACGACACGAGGTCCGCGTAGAACTGCCCGAACGTCGTGTCGAGAAACTCCGTGCCCGCCGGCAGCTCGCGCGCCGCGATCTCGGCGAGCAGGCCGCGCGCGATCCGCAGCCCCTTGTTGATGTGATACGAGCCGTCGAGATCGGGATCGTTGATGAGTCCCTTCCAGCCGACCACCGTGCGCGGCTTCTCGAAGTAGACGCGCATCACCACGAGCACGCGCTCGCGCACGCGCTCTGCCAGCGCGCGCAGCTTGTCCGCGTACTCGAGCGCCGCGCGCACGTCGTGGATCGAGCACGGCCCCACGACGAGCAGCACGCGCGCATCGCGTCCGTCCAGCACCGCTTCCACGGCGCGCCGCGAGCGCACGACGAACTCGGACGCGCCGGGTGTTAGGGGAATCTCCTCCGCGAGCACCGCGGGCGCGATGAGGGGACGGACGGCGGTGATGCGGAGGTCGTCGGATTTCGGCGTCATCTCGCCGGATATAGCGGCGCGGCCCCGTCAGCGCGCGACGCGCACCGCTGCCTCGAGCATCTCGCGCCCGATGGGCTCGAGGCCGAGCTGCGTGCAGAGCAGGCCGCTCGACACGCGCTCGACGACGCCCCACTCCCAGGCCGCTTCGGCGTCGAGGCCGGTGCGCGCGGCGAGTGCGCGCGCTCGCGCGCGGCCGTCGCCTTCGAGCGCCGCCGCGTCCTCGCGCAGGAGAATGCCGAGGTCGTACTCCGGCTCGGCGGCGAGGCCATCGGGGTCGATTGCCTTCCAGCTGCCGTCTGCGGCTTCGAGCACGTTCAGGTCGTGGAGGTCGCCGTGCACGAGCATTGCGCGCGCGTCGTCGTGCGCCGCGATGCGGCGCTCGGCGCAGGCGAGCGCGTGCGCGACGACGCGTTCGGGCAGCGGCCGCCCTAACAGCTCCCACTTTTCCTGGATGAAGCTCACGAGCCAGCGCCCCTTCTCCGCGCCCGTCATGAAGCGTGCGCCGCGCACGGGGCGCCACATGCGCTTCAGCAGATCGCACAGCACGTCGTGGCGCTGATCGAGAGACAAGCCCGCGCTCGCGAGAGGTCGGCCGAGGCGCTCGAGCAAGAGCGCGCCGCGCCGCACGTCGTGGCGGTAAAGCTGCGCGAGCCCTTCGCCGCGAGCGAGCTCGTACGCGGCGACCTCGCTCGCGGGGTCGTTATCCGCGCGCGGCACTAACAACTTCAGCACCGCCTGCGTGCCGCCCGCGAGCTCCGCCTCGGCGACGTACGCCTCGGTGCCGCCGCGGAAGGAGCTGCCCGCGCGCATCGACCAGTCGCGTTCGAGCGACGCGATGAGCGCGGGCAAGCCGTCGACCCACGCCTGCGCGCCGTGGATGCGCGCTTTGCTGAGGACTTCGTCGGGGATGGAGAGCTTGGTCACGGCGGCTCAACTTCGCAGGCGCGCTTCATGGTCGGGGTGGTGGGATTCGAACCCACGACGCCGACCTCCCAAAGATCGGGCTCTACCAAGCTGAGCTACACCCCGACGCCGCGGCAACCTAGCCGCCCGCCGTCGCACTGCGCGAGCGCGCGGCGAGAGCGGAGGCGAACGTGGCCGATGAAACGAAGCGGCGGGGTGGCCCACTCTCGGGGTTGCGCGCCCTCGATCTCACCGACGAGCTCGGCTTCCTGTGCGGGAAGATGCTCGCGGACCTCGGCGTCGACGTCGTGATGATCGAGCCGCCGGGCGGCGCGCCGCTGCGCGACGACACGTTCACCTGGGCAGCGTGGGCCCGTAACAAGCACAGCCTCGTCGCCGATCTCGCGACGCCCGCGGGCCGCGCCGGCGTGCTCGAGCTGGCGCGCCACGCGGACTTCTTCCTCGAGTCGCGCGCGCCCGGTGCGCTCGCGGCGCTCGGGCTCGCCTACGACGACCTCGCCGCGCTGAATCCCGCGCTCGTGTTCGTCTCGATCACGCCGTTCGGGCAGAGCGGGCCGAAGTCTTCGTTTCGCGGGAGCGATCTCGTGATCGCCGCGGCGGCGGGCCCGTTGTTGTTGCAGGGCGACGACGACCGCGCGCCGGTGCGCGTGAGCGCGCCGCAGGCCCTCGCGCACGCGGGCGCCGAGGCCGCGGTGGGCGCGCTGCTCGCCCACACGGAGCGCGTGCACTCCGGGCGCGGACAGCACGTCGACGTGTCGGCGCAGCAGGCGTACGCGGCAGCGACGCAGGCGGACATCCTCACCGCGCGCGTCGGCGACAAGAGTGGGAAGCGCGTCGGCGGCGGCCTGCGCATGGGCGATCTGCGCGTGCGCTTCTCGTATCCCGCGCGCGACGGCAACGTCTCGATCACGCACGCGTTCGGCAGCGCGATGGGGCCGGCGACGCAGCGGCTCATGGAGTGGCTCGGAGAGATGGGCGAGTGCGACGCCGACCTCGCGGGCATCGACTGGATCGGCTTCGGCGCGCGCGCGCTGCGCGGCGAGGAGAAGCCCGAGACGCTGCTGCGCGCGCAGGCGCAGATCGCGGCGGCCACCGCGAAGCGCACGAAAGCGGAGTGGCTCGCGCTCGCGATCGAGAAGAAGTTCCACGTCGCTCCCGCCGCCACACCGAGCGATCTCCTCGCGAGCGAACAGCTCGCCGTGCGCGGGCTCTTCGATGAGGTCGAGGGCGTGCGCGCGCCAGGCCGCTTCGCGGTGTTCTCGCGCACTCCGATCGCACCCGCGAGCGCACCGCCTGCGCTGGGCGTGGGCAGCGCGCGCGTGCTGAAGGAGTGGAGCGCGCCGCGCTCGGGCGCTGCACCCGTAACAACTCAGCGTGCGCTCCCGCTCGCCGGCGTGAAGGTGCTGGATTTCACCTGGGCGATCGCGGGCCCCACCGTGACGCGCACGCTCGGCGATTACGGCGCGACCGTGGTTCGCATCGAGGGCGCCGCGCACCCCGACGCGTGCCGCACCACGCGCCCCTTCCTCGGCGGCCGCTTCGGCGGCGAGCGCAGCGCGATCTTCCACACCATGAACGCGAACAAGCTGCAGCTCGGCCTCGACCTGACGAAGCCCGAGTCGCGCGAAGTGATCTTCGACCTCGCGCGCTGGGCCGACGTCGCGATCGAGTCGTTCTCGCCCGGCGTGATCGCGCGCATGGGCTTCGGCTACGACGCGCTCGCGAAGCTGAACCCGCGCCTCGTCTACGTCTCCACCTCGCTCGCCGGCCAGAGCGGCCCGCACGCGAGGCTCGCCGGCTTCGGCAACCTCGGCGCCGCGCTCTCCGGCATCTGGGAGCTGGTGGGCTGGCCCGACCGCGCGCCCGCCGGCCCGTATGCCGCGTACACCGACTACGTCGCGCCGCGCTTCTCGCTGTGCGCGATTCTCGCTGCGCTCGAGCACCGGCGGCGCACGGGTGAGGGCCAGTTCATCGATGTCTCGCAGGCCGAGTCCGCGATCCAGTTCATCGCGCCCGTGATCGCGGAGGCATCGGCGACAGGCCGCAATCGCACGCGCGCGGGCAACGCCGACGAGCGCTTCGTGCTGCACGGCGTCTTCCCGTGCACCGGTGACGACCGCTGGATCGCGATCGCCGCGCGCACGCACGCGGAGTGGGAAGCCGCCGCGAAAGTCCTCGGCTGCGATGCAAGCGCGCCGAGCGAGGCCGCGGTGGCCGCCGCGACCGCGAAGCACGACGCCTTCGCCCTAACGAGCGCGCTGCAGGCCGCCGGCGTCGCGGCGCACGCAGTGCAGTCGAGCATCGACCTCAGCGCCGACCCACAGCTCGAAGCCCGCGGCCACTTCGTCCCCGTCACGCACCCGACCATGGGCGCAAGCTGGGTCGAGGCAAGCCGCATCCACCTCTCGGAGACGCCGGCGCGCGTGGCAACGGTCGCGCCGAGCCTCGGTGGCGATAACGAATTCGTGCTGCGCGACCTACTCGGCTACGACGACGAGCGAATCTCGGCGCTCGCAGTGGCTGAGGCGCTGCAGTAACAGCTCGGCGCATTGCCGCGCCTAGGCGAAGCCAGAACGACCTCGAAGTCGAACGCTTCTCCCAAGCAGGTCGGCCGAGGCCGCAAGCGAAGCGCGCAGCAGCGGGCGAGTCCTCGAGCCCGATGCGGAGTAAACGTGGAGAAACTGCGCCACCACCCGCGTCCCGCTAATCCTCCAACGGAGGCTTCCCGATCAGCGCCTTCACGTTCGCCGGCCCCTCAGGCGCGGTGCCGGATTTCGCGACCACGCCCCAGTGTGCGTGCGCCAGCTGCTGCACCACCATCGCGGCGCGCAGCGCGTTGTAGAAGCCCTGCTCGTTCTGCGTTTGGTTCAGCGATTCCTTCGCGGTCTTGAGGCCCATCATCGGCTGCTCCGCGATCTCCTGCGCGAGCGCGAGCGTCTCGGCTTCGAGCTTCTCGCGCGGCACGACGCGGTTCACCATGCCGATCGCCTTCGCGGCGCGTGCTGTGATGGCGCGGCCGGTGAAGAGCATCTCCTTCGCCTTGCGCATCCCGAACTCCCACGGGTGGCCGAAGTACTCGACGCCGTTCACGCCGAACCCGACGACGGGGTCCTGGAACGTGGCGTCCTCGCTCGCGACGACGAGATCGAACGGCCACACGAGCATCAGCCCGCCCGCGATCACCTTGCCCTGCACCTGCGCGATGGTCGGCTTCGGCAGATTCCGCCAGCGCCAGCACAGGTTGAAGTAGACCTCTTCCTCGAACGCCCAGTGGCCCTCGGGTCCGGGCTGGCGGAAGCCGCGCGAGGTGCCGATCGCGACGTCGCGCAGCTTCCAGTCGCCGTCGTAGCCCATCGGCCCGTGGCCCGAGGAGAAGTGCTTGCCCGCGGCGGCGATGATGATCGCGCGCACCGCGTCGTCGGCGCAGGCGCGGTCGAGCGCGGCGTTCAAGCCGTAGAGCACGCGCAGGTTCTGCGCGTTCGCCTTGTCGGGGCGGTTCAGCACGATGCGCACCACGCGCTCGGCCGGCTGCTCGTAGAGCACGTCGCCGAAATCGTCCTCGCTCGCAGTCGTGGCCTCGCTCATCGCAGACTCCTCTCGCGGACGGCCTCAAATAGCGTGATCGCGCTGCATTCGCGAAGGGCCCCGGTAGATTGCGCCGCCCGTTACCCGAACACCGCGCTCCGCGTCGAAATCTCTCTGACAACTCCGAGGCTTGCGTGACGAATCGCAGCGATCGCATTCCGCCCGGCCAGACCGAGACCAAGAAGTGGCCCGTCCTGCATTACGGCGAGGTTCCGAGGTACGCGCCCGGCAAGTGGGACTTCCGCGTGTTCGGCCTCGTCGACGCCGAGCAGCGCTGGTCGCTCGCCGAGCTGAAGGCGCTGCCGCAGGTGGAGACGACGAGCGACATCCACTGCGTCACGACTTGGTCGCGCCTCGACACCACGTTCCGCGGCGTGCGCGTGCGCGATCTGCTCGCGGGCGTCGCGCGCAAGCCAGGCGCCGACTTCGTGCTGATCCACGCCGACCCGGGCTACACGACGAACCTGCCGCTCGCGGACCTAATGACTGACGACGTGCTGCTCGCGACGCACGAAGGCGGCAAGCCGCTGAGCGACGAGCACGGCGGCCCGGTGCGCCTCGTCGTGCCGAAGCTCTACTTCTGGAAGAGCGCGAAGTGGGTGCGCGGCCTCGAATTCACCGACATCGACGTGCCCGGCTTCTGGGAGCGCGCCGGTTACCACATGCGCGGCGACCCGTGGCGCGATGAGCGCTACCGCGACAGCGAGACGAACGCGATGCAGCGGATGAGAGCGGAGGCGAAGAAGCGGGGGCGCTGAATTGGGAACCATCCCGGCGGCCCAGCCTCGAACGGGCGGCCGCAAGCGACGCCGTTTCCCGGCGTCGCGCGCAGCGAGGCGAAGCCGAGCGAAGCCCAACGAGCCGTCACGCGAGCTTGATCAGCTGAAACACCTTCTCCTCGAGCCAGATCACCAGCTCGCGCAGCGCGTCTTGGCTCACTTCGTGCTGCATGTCGAACTCGCGGTACTGCACGTTCACGCCGCGGGCGAGCAGGCGCGTGCGCGACTCCTGCGCGCGGTCGACGGGAATCATCGGATCCTGCGTGCCGTGGATGACGAGCGCGGGGAAGTTCTGGTGCTCGTCCTGGCGCGGGATCGCGGCATCCACCTGCTCGGGCAACCAGCTCGAAAGCGCGACGAGGCCGGCGAAGCGACTCGGGCCCCCTAACACCAGGTCGTACGCCATCACGCCGCCCTGCGAGAAGCCCACCACCACGATCTTGCGGCGGTCGATCGGGTAGCGCTTGCACGCGTCGTCGAGGAATTCGCGCAGCAGCCCGCGCGCGGCGTCGAAGGCCTGCGGGTCGATCTCGCGCGTGCTCGTGATCGGCCACCAACCGAAGCCGAGCACGCCCCGCGCGATCTCGAAGGCGACCGGCCCCTGCGGCGACAGCACCAGCGCGCCGCCGCCGTGGAGGATGGGCGCGAGCCCGAGCAGGTCGTGCGCGTTCGCGCCCCAGCCGTGCAGCATGAGGATGGTCGGGTGCGGGCCTTCGCCCGGCGGGACGTGAGCGGTGTAGAGGAGTTCCATGCGGGCACGGTAGGCGCGAGGGCGTCGCGAGTCAGCGGGACGCGCAATTGCACGCACCCTAGGTGCGGAATCTCCGCGCCACGGCGCGCTGCCTCTCCGCGATCTGCGCGCGGCGCTCCTGCGCGCCGAAGGCGGGCGTGCTAGGGGGCAGCGCGGCGCGTAGGTCTGCGAGCTTCACGACGCGCGACGTCGGCTCGGGCGCGCTCGTCGCGAACACCCACCGGTAGGTGATGAGGCCATCGTGCCGGCCCTCGGTGTCGAGCCAGTTCTGCACGCCGGGATCGAGCTCTGCGATGACGACGCGGAAGCGGCCGTCGTCGTCCGTTCGAATCTGGTGACCCGTCAGGGAGCTCACGCGGTTCGCGAAGTCGAGCGATTCGAACCACGGGAACGCGTAGAGCTGGATCGACCAGTAGCGAGCGCGCGGCGCGTCGCACTCGATCACGAGCGCCTCGTCGTCCGCGAGGTTCCACCAGCCGCCGCCGTAATAGATGTCCCTCGCGCCGCCGGCTTGCGGGCGCGGCTTGCCGAGGCGGTTGTCCGGGAGAAACGAGCGAGCGCGGCGCATCCACTCGTTCCAGTACACGACGCTGCGCTCGACCCAAGTGGCCGCGCGATCGAGCGCGTGCGCCACCTGCTCAGCCTCGAGCGACGGCGGCGCGAGGCCCTCACTGCCCGCTCGCTCGATGCGGAAGTGCGCGACCGGGTCGTGCTGCCAGTCGCTCACGTACTGGCGCAGCAGCACGTACTCGGCCTCGGGGTGCAGCGGCACCCAGTTCCCCAGTTGCGGCGTCGCGCTCACGATCACCTCGAGCGAGCCATCCGCTGCGACTGCGAGCTGCGAGAGATTGCGCTCCTCGAACACGCGCAGCTGCCCGAGCTGCATGTCGCCCTCGTTCGTCGACAGGATCAGCTCGCGCAGGCCGCGCACGTTGCCCGTGATTCGATACGTGCCGCCCGCCTCCACGCGCGCGCGCTGATAGTGATTGTCCGCGTTCGGCCCGCCCCAGCGCGTGACGTCGTCGTCGAAGCGCAGGAATGCGGGGAAGCGCGGGTCCGCGAAGTCGAGGTACTGCTGCAGCGCGAACACGCTGAGGCGGCCGAGATGGCGGAAACCCTCGGCGCGGTCGCGCGGCGCGCTCGGGAAGTCGTCGCGAAGGATGCGCTCGCCCGTCGCCTTCAGGCGATCGCAGAATGCAGCCCAGTCTCGTTGCAGCGAGCTCGCGTCGCCGTGCTCCGCCATGCGCGCCTCCGTGCTCCCGGAAGCTGACTCAGCTTGTGCGGCCGCCGCATCGAGATCGCCAGACGCTGCGTCCGATCGTGATGAACGGCGTGTGGCGTTCACTTCGACTGCGAGGCCCCGCGCGTCCGCCGAAACGCGCGGCTTCTCGGGGCGCGCGGGGCTACGAGTGCTGCGCACGCGAGGAGCCCGCATGCCCGCACGGCGCGTCTACATCTTCAATCACGTGCAGAAGTGCGCGGGCACCTCGCTCGCGACCGCGATCTTTCGCAGCTTCGCGTGCCGCGAATCGGCGCAGCTCTACATGCTCTCGACCATCGACGAGTTCTTCCCGCGCTGGCAGCGCGGCGATTTCCGCGAGGCGGAGTCGATCTACGTCGCGAGCCACTTCGCTGCGGGCGCGCACGCGCTGTTCCCCGAGCACGAGCCGATGTATCTGACGATGCTGCGTGAGCCGCTCGCGCGCTTCCTCTCGGCCTACCGCATGGCGATGGACATCGGCACGCTGCCCGACTCGTTCACGCCCGAGAACTACTTCGCCGGCGCTTGGCCTAATTACTCGACGCTCGCGATCGGCGACGGCGACCTCGCGGAGGCGAAGCGGCGACTCGAGGACGAGTACCCGTTCGTCGGCATCACCGAGGAGTACGAGCGCTCGGCGGCATTGCTCGCGCACACGTTCGAGCTGCCGTTCATCGCGAAGCTGCACGCGAATCCGTCGGCGACGCGCGCACGAGGACCAGCTGTCGGGCGAGTTCAAGCAGCGCTTCTACGCCGCGAACTCGGACGACGCCGAGCTGTACCGGTTCGCGCGAGCGCTCTTCGAGCGCCGGTACCGCGCAGCGGAGCCGGCGATGCACGCGAGCTACCGCCCCGCCGTCGCGCTGGAATCGCAGCTCGACGTGATGGAGTTCCTGAAGGCGTACGTGCACGATGTCGGCGGCGCGGACAGCTTCATCTTCGAGCCGTGGTCGCCGCACGACCGGGCACGCACGCTGTTCTGGGGCGTCGTCTATCGCACGGGCTTCATCCCGCTCTGCTTCCGACTGCTCGAACAGAAACGCGTGGATGCGCTGCGCGTCGTGCTCGCGAATCTGCGCGCCTTCCACGAGCACGCGCCCTATGCCCAGCCAGTGCTCGGCCGCGCCATCGCGTTCTTCGAGAACGCCTGCGCAGGCGGCGCCATCGCACGCGAGATGCCCGTGCTCAGCGTGGACTACGTCGCGTTCCTCGAGACCGACCGCATGCTCCGCCACGGCCGCGCGCTGCGCGCGAGCGGCGACCTGAAGACGCGCATCGAGCGCGCGCTCCTCGCCGAGTAGCGAACGGGGAAGCACGCGCACGCAGCCGCACCGGTCGAGGCGCCGGCGCCAGAGCGGACCCCGCACGCGACACCACCACGCGTTGACTCGCGCCTCCATGCATCGCCGCGCCCCTCCGTCGCTGCTAACTCCCTTCGCCTATGCCCGCCAAGTCTCTCTTCGACAAAGTTTGGGAAGCGCACACCGTGCGCGAGCTGGCCGATGGCCAGACGCAGCTGTTCATCGGGCTGCACCTGATCCACGAGGTCACGAGCCCGCAGGCGTTCGCGCAGCTGCGCGAGATGGGACTCGCGGTGCGCTTCCCGCAGCGCACGTTCGCGACGGTCGACCACATCATTCCCACCGAGTCGCAGCGCCGGCCGCTCGCGGATTCGCTCGCGGAGGAGATGCTCGTTCACCTCGAGCGCAACTGCGGCGAGTACGGCATCCAGATCTATCTGCCGAGCAGCGGCAAGCAGGGCGTCGTGCACGTGATCGGGCCCGAGCTCGGGCTCACGCAGCCGGGCATGACGGTCGCCTGCGGCGACTCGCACACCTCGACCCACGGTGCGTTCGGCGCGATCGCGTTCGGCATTGGCACCTCGCAAGTGCGCGACGTGCTCGCCACGCAGTGCCTCGCGATGGCGAAGCCGAAGCTGCGCCGCATCGAGGTCACGGGCAAGCTCGCGAGCGGCGTCTACGCGAAGGACGTGATCCTGCACATCATCCGCCGCCTCGGCGTGAACGGCGGCGTCGGCTTCGCCTACGAGTACGCGGGCGCGGTGATCGAAGCGATGTCGATGGAAGAGCGCCTCACCGTGTGCAACATGTCGATCGAGGGCGGCGCGCGCGTCGGCTACGTGAACCCCGACGAGATCGCGACGACGTACCTGCGCGGTCGCGAGTTCGCTCCCAAGGGCGCTGCGTGGGACAAGGCGGTCGCGTTCTGGCGCGGCATGGCCAGCGACGCGGGCGCTCACTACGACGATCGCGTCGAGCTCGCGGGCCGCGAGATCGCGCCGACCGTCACCTGGGGCATCAACCCTGGGCAGGCACTCGGGGTGAACGAGGCGCTGCCGCTGCTCACGCAGGTGCGCGACGACGAGCGCGCGGGCTTCGCCGAGGCGTGCGAGTTCATGGGCTTCGCGCCGGGACAGAAGATCGCGGGCACGAAGATCGACGTGGCGTTCATCGGCTCGTGCACGAACGGGCGCATCAGCGACCTGCGCGAGGCCGCGCGCGTCGCGCGCTCGGGCAAAGTCGCGAAGGGTGTGCGCGCGCTCGTGGTGCCGGGCTCGCAGCAAGTCGCGAAGCAGGCCGAGGCCGAGGGGCTGCACGAGGTGTTCCGCAGCGCCGGCTTCGAGTGGCGCCTCGCGGGCTGCTCGATGTGCCTCGCGATGAACCCCGATCAGCTGAAGGGGCGCGAGATGTGCGCCTCATCGAGCAATCGCAACTTCAAGGGCCGCCAAGGCTCGCCGACCGGCCGCACGCTGCTGATGTCCCCCGCGATGGTGGCGGCAGCGGCGATCG harbors:
- a CDS encoding sulfotransferase family 2 domain-containing protein, with protein sequence MRSPVAFRRSQNAAQSRCSELASPCSAMRASVLPEADSACAAAASRSPDAASDRDERRVAFTSTARPRASAETRGFSGRAGLRVLRTRGARMPARRVYIFNHVQKCAGTSLATAIFRSFACRESAQLYMLSTIDEFFPRWQRGDFREAESIYVASHFAAGAHALFPEHEPMYLTMLREPLARFLSAYRMAMDIGTLPDSFTPENYFAGAWPNYSTLAIGDGDLAEAKRRLEDEYPFVGITEEYERSAALLAHTFELPFIAKLHANPSATRARGPAVGRVQAALLRRELGRRRAVPVRASALRAPVPRSGAGDARELPPRRRAGIAARRDGVPEGVRARCRRRGQLHLRAVVAARPGTHAVLGRRLSHGLHPALLPTARTETRGCAARRARESARLPRARALCPASARPRHRVLRERLRRRRHRTRDARAQRGLRRVPRDRPHAPPRPRAARERRPEDAHRARAPRRVANGEARARSRTGRGAGARADPARDTTTR
- the leuC gene encoding 3-isopropylmalate dehydratase large subunit yields the protein MPAKSLFDKVWEAHTVRELADGQTQLFIGLHLIHEVTSPQAFAQLREMGLAVRFPQRTFATVDHIIPTESQRRPLADSLAEEMLVHLERNCGEYGIQIYLPSSGKQGVVHVIGPELGLTQPGMTVACGDSHTSTHGAFGAIAFGIGTSQVRDVLATQCLAMAKPKLRRIEVTGKLASGVYAKDVILHIIRRLGVNGGVGFAYEYAGAVIEAMSMEERLTVCNMSIEGGARVGYVNPDEIATTYLRGREFAPKGAAWDKAVAFWRGMASDAGAHYDDRVELAGREIAPTVTWGINPGQALGVNEALPLLTQVRDDERAGFAEACEFMGFAPGQKIAGTKIDVAFIGSCTNGRISDLREAARVARSGKVAKGVRALVVPGSQQVAKQAEAEGLHEVFRSAGFEWRLAGCSMCLAMNPDQLKGREMCASSSNRNFKGRQGSPTGRTLLMSPAMVAAAAIVGQVVDVRERL